TAGCCAAAAACTGGTCCCCACATGTCTTACGATATTGGTGACATTGAGATGGTTGACCTCACTGTGTCAGCTGGGAATTCTTCACACTTCTTTTTAATGAACTAACATATAATTTGGAGGTGGATTGTGCTTCTCTAATTTGGGCATTTCTCCCTCACTTACTGTAAGAACAGCACTCAATGCAGTGAATACAATAGCTCAGAGCAATGATGACCGTGAATTCCTtactgtctctctccctcttctagGTCTAGCAGACCATCAGAGCAAATGCTTCCCCCTCTGTGCTCAAGCCAATGGGTTAAAAACCACTATCTGAGTTCAGTGAAGTAATGTTCTTAATAATACTTTTCTACTTTGTTAAAAACAAGGCTACTCTGGAGGCCAGGCATGGTTACACACGTCTGTAATCTTagcagctccagagactgaggcagggggacaacaagttccaagtcagctcagcaactgcctcaaaataaaaaaaaaaatagaaagggctggggtcgTGACTCAGTGTCTAagctccttgggttcaatctccagtaataGGAGTGAGAAGAGAGTCTACTCTTCACTACCCTTCAAGCAAATTTTCTTACTTATGTAATTGTTTGaacttttatgaaaatttaactcaattttaggtttgacaaatatttttacatttggcTCTGAGGAGATAAAGGTAACAATAAACACCATATTACCCAATCAAATAATATCACTCACTAGGAAAATTCCTAagcttatttgaaaatagaatttgGTAAAAGATTGTTCACTTTCAGGATTATGATGCCTTTCACACagatgaaataaatcaaaactgCAAATAATAGCCTAAGTCTTTGCTAAGGTATTCAAAATGTAAAACGATGACAAACTTTTAGTCACTACTGATGGTTAGGGTTAAGAAAAAGGTTTTGTCTCTATGTAAATGAAGCTTCAGCCtctgatacttttaaaaataaatgataagctTTGAGAGGTACGCTATGATCGTGTTTCCTGGAAACCATTTATATCGTGTGGAAATCTTATTAGATATCTATACAAATAAGCACTATAAAGGGGAGAAATTCCATAACAGATGGTGCAGTGTTAAAAGAATTGAGCTACATActcaatataaattaaaaactatagacaattttggagcattttgaccaataacacatacattttttaaaaggaacaatGCAGTCCAAGTCACAGGAATGATTTTGTTCAAATACCATGCGTGCCCTGGACGTAAATGCGGAGGGTTTGAATGCGGGCCTAAGAGGAGTTGGGTATCAGTGAATAGAAGAGGACGTGGCAGCGTGCAGGCTGCAGCCGAGCTCGGGAGGTGAAGAGCCACGAGTGAGCAGCGGCAAGTGCCCAGGTGGGCGGCGGGGTGCTGAGCACCTAGCCTGGGGTGGTCGTGGTCAGAGGGCACGTGGGTGAACCGTGACTTCGGAGTCTCGGGGAGCTGAGCAGCTGTTTCCCTGGTAGGAGCCGTGCCTGGCACTGCTCAGCGCGGATGAAGGGGTAGCCCCCAGGGACTAGGCTCTGGTCCCGGCGAGAGGAGACCGGCTTGTAGAGCAGCCACTGAGCGCACAATACTGCATGGCAGTTGGAGTAAGGAGGCCTCCAGTCGGAGGCTGGCCACTCGCTCGTGTGGTACAGCAGTTTCACTGACACGTATTTCCATGCCATACAAATCCCCCATGAAAAGTGTGAAATCCGACCATTTTCAGTATATTCCAGAGTGTAGCAATAGTCGACACGATTTTACATCTGCATGACCCCCAGTCCTTCCTTACCGGCAGTCAGCCTCCATCCTCCACCACGGGTTTGTACCTCTCGTCTCCACAGACTGGAAGGCCCCAGGCCTCTCCTCCAAACTACTCAGCTTCCCCAAGGGCACCAGTGTTGCAGGTGTCAAACTCCAGTCGTCCTATTACCCTACAGTATTCTACCATACGGACACCATACGTTTTGTTAATTGATCCGTCAGTTGAGGGACCTTTGCACCAGGCTCACTGTCTGTAATTAGGAAAACGTGTAGAGATTTTTgtgtaaaaatatgttttcatttacttttggtACATAACTAGGAGTAGAATTAGGAAGTCCTATCGTGACTCTATGTCTGACGCTGAAAAATTACCAGGTTATTTTTCTGATCATGCTACCTTTCACATTGTCTAACATAACATGGAAACAGCAGCTTACATTCCAACCAGCAGCGGATGGAGATGTAACTGGTTCACATTCTCAGCACTCGtggtattatttctattttgaacaCAGTGATTCAGGTGTGTGAGTTGACATCTCATTTAGTGTTCATTTTTATGTCCCTGATAATTAATGATGTGGCAAatgtcatttatgtatttatcagTCAGTTGCATGTCTTTTTCAGGGAAATGTCTACTGggtggttcatttatttttaaatttgattatgtATCTCTTTATTATTAAGGTTTAAATGTTAGTTATAGTTCTAGATATTAGATTGTAATAACACATGAGTTACAAACATTTTTCCTATATGTTATAtagtttttcatgttttcatgatGTTCTAAACACAAAAgctatattcttttgtttttaattttgaaagatttcagttttattcttctacattttcttctttttcttttctttttttcttaagttttggtATTATATCAAAGAACCTATTTCCAAATTCACATAAGTATTTCTTTctgcttatattttcttcttaaatctttATAGTTTAAGCTTTCTGGTTcagttgatccattttgagttatttttatgtgtggtATGTGATACAGATGCAAACTTACTCCTTTGCATGTGACTAACCAGTAGTCTTCAGTGCACTAACACACAACTTACTTGTGTcaacacatttattaaaaatcactTATATTGCTGgacctggtggtgcacacctgtaaacccagcagctcaggagcctgaggcaggaagactgcaagttcaaggtcagcctcagccatttagaaagaccctgtctcagaaaatttaaaaagagcctgggatgtgactcagtggttgaacatcCCAGGTTAAATCCAcagaatcaaaattttttaaaaaatcacatatgtAAATGTTAGGGTTTAACAATTTTATCTAGTTGATCTGTATGACTGTCTTTCCACCAGAACCACGGAATCTTAAGTCTGGTAAGtttgtagtaagttttaaaattgatgtgTGAGCACTATGAATCTGTTAACCTTTTGTTCAGAACTGATTTTGCCATTTGAATCTTCTACAAACTTCGTGCTACacttgtcaatttctgcaaaaacaATCAGATGGGAATGTGTGTTTCTGTAGTTTAATGTGAGACATATTActtgggactttttaaaaatacaaggttTTATTTCCAGGAGAGGAAATAACCCAGACTGCACAGCCAGGGAGTGTCTGCTCGGCGGTCAGCACAGGCTCTGCAGCTGCCCGTGGACTCCGCTGCCGCTTGCTCAGCTCCTGCTGGCCCACACAGTTGGGTCATCCTGATTGCAAACGCTGCAGTCCAACACTCAGAAAGGTCAACTTGGTGGGGTCCTCTGAGGAGCAGATGTCATCCCCTGCCTTGATAGAATCTGTTTGGAATTGCAGAAGCGCCTCCCTAAATGTCACACACAGACCGTCCTTGGAATCTAGGATGTAGGAGGGCTCTGCTGTCTTGCCCAGAACAGGCCTTACTTCCTCTCTAACTCAGAAGATGGAGAAAGCTTGAGAAGTCGGACAGAAGTCCATGGCAATAATAAGCAAAGTATCATTTTCCTTAGAAAGCAAGTGCTTTATTTTCTAAAGGTCTGTAGCTAAATATCTAATTTATTATGAAATGCCTTATTTTGACTCAAATTCAAGTTATTCTGAATTGCCTATCTAAAATATGTTCTATATCTTCTTCTTTCTCAAACACTAACTTCCCATTTGCGTTGAAGGATAAATTTCTACCCCATGATGCTCAGCACTCCTCTGTTTCTACTTAGTacagctttatttatttgtgcagTTTTTTGGTAAGAACACTGGAAAcagtctgagagagagagagacagagagagaggatcTGTGTATGGGGCACATGAAAACAGCTGTGGGATAGCAATGGTGACACACTCCCCTGCTCCCTGGGCATCTCTGACTCATTATCATAGCCTCTGTATTGCTTCATTGTTATGGTACACCTACACAACGATAAACTTTTTATCAGCCATAAATTTTGCCATAGAATTTAATGTTAATACTTTTGTTCaatgtatttaataataaaatagaaaatacttttacTCTCTGTGAAAATGTCCCCAGATACTAAAAAcaggattatttcaatagaaTTCAATGAGTACTCCCTCTGTGAGCAGCTTTACAAGTTCCACAGCTTATTCCAgaagttttatttacaaaatcaggAATGATTCAagataaattttatacatttataaacgTTATTAAAATCTTCAAGAGTCTCATTGGGCCAAGTGTGCTGGAAAGCGGTGGAAGCTCACAGGGCTCAGTGTGCTGGAGAGTGGCCTGGGAGGCTCACTGGACCCAGTAAGTTGGAGAGCAGTGGAAGCTCACTGGACCCAGGGTGCTGGAGATCAATGGAATCTCACTGGACCCAGTGTGCTGGACAGCAACCTGGGAAGCTCACTTGACCCAGTGTGCTGGACAGCGACCTGGGAAGCTCACCGGACCCAGTGTGTTGGACAACGACCTGGGAAGCTCACCGGACCCAGTGTGCTGGACAGCGACCTGGGAAGCTCACCGGACCCAGTGTGCTGGACAGCGACCTGGGAAGCTCACTGGACCCAGTGTGCTGGACAGCGACCTGGGAAGCTCACTGGACCCAGTTTGCTGGAGAGCTGCCTGGGAAGCTGTCTGTTCCCAGTGTACTGGAGAACAGTCTGGGAAGCTCACTGGACCCAGTTTGCTGGAGAGCTGCCTGGGAAGCTGTCTGTTCCCAGTGTACTGGAGAACAGTCTGGGAAGCTCACTGGACCCTGTGAGCTGGATAGCATCCTGGAAAACTTGCTGGGTCCAGTGAGCTAGAGAGTGGCCTGGGAAGCTCAGTAGACTGAGTGTACTGGAGAGTGGCTTGGGAAGCTCACTGGACACAGTGGGTTGGAGAGTGGCCAGGGGAGTTCAGGGGACTGAGAGTGCTGGAGAGAAGCCTGGCAATCTCACTGGACTCAGAGATCTGGAGTGCGCCCTGGGGAGCTTAGTCAAACCAGTGGACTGGAGAGCGGCCTCGGAGACTCACTAGACCAAGTGTGCTTTAGAGCGGTGGAAGTTCACTGGATCTAGTGTGATGGAGAGCGGCCTGGGGAACTCAGTGGACCCAGTAAGCAGGAGTATGTTCTGAGAAGCTCACTGGCCCCAGTGTACTGGAGAGCAGTGGAAACTCACTGGACTCAGTTTGCTGAAGAGCATACTGGGAAGTTCACTGGATCCATTGTGCTAGAGAGTGACCTGGGAGGCTCAGTGGACCCAGTGTGCTGGAGAACAGCCTGGGAAGCTCACTGGACCCAGTGTGCTGGAGAGCAGCCTGGGAAGCTCAGTGGATGCAGTGAACTGAAGAGCAGCCTGTGAAGCTCACTGGACCCAGTGTGCTGGAGAACAATGAAGGTTCACTGGACCCAGTGTGCTGGAGAGCGACCTGGAGGGCTCACTGAACCCTGAGTGCTAGAGAGTGGCCTGGGGAGCTCAGTGAACCCAGTAAGCTGGAGAAGGGCCTGGGGAGCTCACTGGACCTAGTGTGCTGGAGAGTGACCTGGGAAGCTCACTGGACCCAGTGTGCTGGACAGCAGCCTGGGAAGCTCAGTGGACCCAGTGAGCTagagagcagcctgggcaactcagtggaCCCAGTGTGCTAGAAAGCAGCCTGGGAATCTCACTGACCCGCTGTGCTGGACAGCAGCCTAGGAAGCTCAGTGGATCCAGTGAGTTGGAGATCAGCCTGGAAGCTCAATGGACCCAGTGCTCTGGAGAAAGGCCTGGGAAGTTCACTGGACACAGTGTGCTGGAGAGCGGCCTGGGGAGCTCCCTGGACCCAGTGTGCTGGAGAGCAGACTCAAGAACTCAGTGGACATAGTGAGCTGGATAGGGGTGGAGGCTCGCTATACCCCATGTGTTGCAGAGTGGCCTCGGAAGCTCAGTTGTCCCCATGTTCTGGAGAGCAGCCTGGGAAGCTCACCGGACCAAATGTGCTGAAGAGCAGCTTGGGAAGCACAGTGGACCCAGTGTGCTGCTGAGTGTCCCAGGAGGCTCAGTGGACCCTGTGAACTGGAGAGCGGCCTGGGAGGCTCACTGGGTGCAGTGTGCTGGAGGGTGGTTAAAGTTCACTGGACCCAGTGTGCTGGAGGGTGGTTAAAGTTCACTGGACCTAGTGTGCTAGAGAGCAGCCTGGGGAGTTCAGTGGACAAAGTGAACTGGAGAGCGGCCTGTGAAGCTCCCTGGACCTAGTTGCTGGAGATTAGTAGAAGTTCAATGGACCCAGTGTGCTGGAGAGTGGCCTGGAGGGCTCACTGGACCCAGAGTGCTGGAGAGTGACCTGGGGAGCTCAGTGGATCCAGTGAGCTAGAGAACAACCTAGGAAGCTCACTGAAACTAGTGTGCTGAAGAGCATCCTGGGAAGTTCACTGGACACAGTGTGCTGGAGAGTGGCCTGGGGAGCTCAGTGAACTCAGTGTTCTGGAGAGCATCCTGGGAAGTTCACTGGACACAGTGTGCTGGAAAGTGGTCTGGGAAGCTCAAGGGACCCAGTGAGTTGCAGAGAGACCTGGGTAGCTCAATTGACCCAGTGTTCTGGAGAGCAGTTTGGGGAGCTCACTGGTCCCAGAGTGCTAGAGATCGGTGGAAGCTCACTGGACCTAGTGTTCTGGAGAGTGGTGGAAGCTCACTGGACCCTGTATTCTGGAAATCAGTTGATGTTCACTAGACCCAGTGTGCTGCAGAGGGGTAGAAGCTCACTGGACCTAGTGTGCTGGAGAGTGGTGGAAGCTCACTAGAACAAGTGTGCTTTAGAGTAAGCTCACTGGTCCCAGTTTCCTGGAGTCCACTGGGGTGTATTTACACATACATAGTGGAGTATCAACAAACGCCTTCTGCATTttgtccctccctctccccttcagcCTCTTTCACTGAGCCTCCCTGCACCTTCGTGGTAtctatcttcctttcttcccctcacTTTGTCTGAGCGTCAGCATATGAGGAAAAActttcaacccttgattttctgaatctggcttatttcacttagcacgatgtcttcagttccatccactgACTGGCAGTTGCCACAACTTCATTCTGGGAATTGCTACTAGCTGGATGGatctcaaaataattacattCAGTGAAAGAGCCAGATCCAGTCCAAGGTGCCTGCAAAAGATGATGTCATGTATAATTCAACTTAGGTGAAACCTGGGGAATGTGACTGACACAGATCAGAGACTGTTGGGCTGGGGGGCAGTGTTTCCTGGGGTGAGGGAAGCGTGAGGAAGAGGCCCAGGCACAAGGAACACACTTATTACCTTGATTGTGGCCATGGTATCACAAGTACGTACATGTGTTAAAGCAGCAAACTGTACAGCTTAATTATTGAGTTTGTTGGGTCTCAATTATGTGTCcacaaaatgtttaaagtaaaatttatcaatttttaatataaaaaatgcctactaatttaatatttctaaatatttttaggtTAAATACCAAACCATTTTATTTACCTTTGGGACGGATTTGCATTTGTACTTCAAAATAAGCATTTTACTGATTTTATAAAAGTTCAATTTTTACCTATTTTCTGATAGCACTCGATCAAGATGCTATATGAAATATgaggtaaaataaaaaggtacCCGTCTGTTTAATCACCCATTCTTCCAGTTTTAACATTTTGTTCTCCCTAAGCCTTGCTATTGCTCATTGTTAAAAACAGCAAGACTACTGAGTGTGCTCTGTCCTCTAAATTGCAGACTTCCATAAAGAAACTGAGAAGCATGGTGAAGCATGTCTACGCATCCTGCCCATGAGCAGCAGGAGTGTGGATAGATTCCAGGTTGGGGGGTGAGAGCCACAGTCACAGGACCATGAGGAGCTTCTGCCTGCCCCTCTGCAGAGCCTGCTGGACGtctttgttcctcaggctgtagatgagggGATTCAACATGGGGATGACCACGGTGTAAAAGACGGACACCACTTTGCTCTGCTCCATGGAGGAGACAGCACTGGGTTGTGCATACATGAAGAACACAGTACCGAAAAACAAGCACACTCCCGTCAGGTGGGAGgcgcaggtggagaaggctttctgGCGCCCCTGCACGGTACGCATCTTCAGGATGGTTGAGATGATATATGTGTATGAGACCAACACCACCAAGAAGGTGCTGACGATAATGGAACCACACAAGCCGAGAAGAACCAACTGGTTCACAAAGGTGTCTGAACAAGAGAGGGACAAGAGTGGAGGGACGTCACAGAAAAAGTCATTGATCTCGTTCAACCCACAGAAGGACAGCCTGAAGGTCATGGTGGTTTGAGTGACAGCATTCACCACACCCCCTGCATAGGACCCTGACACCAGCAGGATGCAGACCCAGCGAGTCATGCTCACCGAGTACAGGAGAGGGCTGCAGATGGCAGtgaagcggtcataggccatggcagccaggaggaagGCCTCGGTGGTGCCAAAGAGAGACAAGAAGAAGAACTGAGAAGCACACCCAGCAAAGGACACCCTGTGGTCCTCTTCCAGGCAGGTCGCCAGGGCCCTGGGCGCAATCGTGGAAGAATAGCAGACGTCCAGGAAGGAAAGGCTCTGGAGGAAGTCATACATGGGGGTGTGCAGATGGACATCGGCCCTGATAAGCACGATCATGCCCAAGTTCCCCACCACGGCCAGGAGGTACAGCACCAAAAAGACCAGAAAGATTGCTTTCTGCACCCCCGGGCCCCCTCTGAAGCCAAGGAGGACAAACTCAGAGGCCTGTGTAAAGTTGGCCATCCTGTAATGCCAGCCGAGAGAGGCGGAGGGGGAACAGGACCAGGAAGGGGAATTCTGCAAGCCAAGTGTGGTTTAATGCCTCTGGGGTTAAAATTAAATCAGAGACCTTCAAGTGGCACTAAAAGCATCTGTTGACCATCTTGTTGTAGAGTCTTGGTCTGCGGTATTCCATATGCCACGAAATAGGGAatgcatctgctgcaaaggaaaGAAACGGAATTAAATAAGCATTGGCAAAAGTCTGCACCTGTGAGCACCAGAGTTACCTACAACGACCTTTAATCAGTATTACCCACATCTTCTCACCAACAGTATTTGGAAATGAATCTCCCATCTACTCtgagttatttatttacttcactTTCCTAaggttgcttttttttctttgttttgtttttataatgatCTTGAACTCAAAGCCCGAAGGCAGTGATGAGCATACaacccagtggcagagcacttgcctaacgtgcaaagccctgggttcagtgccccatggtgcacacacaccacacacacacaccacacataccacacacacataccacacacacacaccacacacaccacacacacaccacacacacaccacacacacacacaccacacacacaccacacacacacaccacacacaccacacacacacacacacacacacacacacacactctacacACACTacacgcacaccacacacacacacacacacacacacacaacactggACATGAGACCCTGAGAACTAACCATTGAGCTGATCTTGCCTTATGAGAATTGTCATCAGAGCCGGGAGACACTGGCGAGTGGCGTTGGTCGCCTGGGCCAGGCCTAGCCCTGTGCCACATGCTCTGCTGCTTTCGTCACTGCGTCATTGATCACCTCCAGTGGCATAAGTCAACTGAAATCAATGATCTTTCAGTCCTAAGGAAATAGGTGCAGGGAGTCCCCGGTCCGCACCTTGTTAGCCAGCGCTTCCGTTCGGAGGCCCTGAAGGAGAATTTTtcaccttttccagcttctaaagACCTGCACTCTTGAGCCAGGGTTCCTTCTGTTTCTAAGACCATCTTTTCTGCTCTCTAACCTCTCTGCTCCTGGACTTGCATATTCTGATTTTAATGGTCCTACCTCCCTAAACGCCCTC
This DNA window, taken from Sciurus carolinensis chromosome 19 unlocalized genomic scaffold, mSciCar1.2 SUPER_34, whole genome shotgun sequence, encodes the following:
- the LOC124973447 gene encoding olfactory receptor 12-like codes for the protein MANFTQASEFVLLGFRGGPGVQKAIFLVFLVLYLLAVVGNLGMIVLIRADVHLHTPMYDFLQSLSFLDVCYSSTIAPRALATCLEEDHRVSFAGCASQFFFLSLFGTTEAFLLAAMAYDRFTAICSPLLYSVSMTRWVCILLVSGSYAGGVVNAVTQTTMTFRLSFCGLNEINDFFCDVPPLLSLSCSDTFVNQLVLLGLCGSIIVSTFLVVLVSYTYIISTILKMRTVQGRQKAFSTCASHLTGVCLFFGTVFFMYAQPSAVSSMEQSKVVSVFYTVVIPMLNPLIYSLRNKDVQQALQRGRQKLLMVL